A genomic segment from Gemmatimonadota bacterium encodes:
- a CDS encoding type II toxin-antitoxin system VapC family toxin has product MSKATDLPLLLDTHVWIWAAEQREDELSARMLRLIDSASQRGLVLISAISIWEIAMLAERGRIVLSVDSLQWIETAASVPGVRVIELTPRIAVGSAHLPGNPHADPADRILMATARDAGARLVTRDRRILQYAESTRALAVLDASE; this is encoded by the coding sequence ATGAGTAAGGCGACCGATCTACCGCTGTTGCTGGATACCCATGTGTGGATATGGGCAGCGGAACAGCGAGAGGACGAACTATCAGCACGAATGCTCAGGCTCATCGACTCTGCGAGCCAGCGTGGCCTCGTGCTCATATCAGCCATCTCCATCTGGGAGATCGCGATGCTCGCCGAGCGTGGCCGGATCGTTCTGTCCGTCGATTCGCTGCAATGGATCGAAACGGCCGCAAGCGTTCCCGGCGTGCGAGTCATCGAGCTGACACCACGCATCGCTGTCGGGAGCGCGCATCTGCCTGGTAATCCGCACGCTGATCCAGCCGATCGCATTCTGATGGCGACAGCCCGTGACGCTGGGGCACGGCTCGTGACACGTGACAGACGCATTCTGCAATACGCCGAATCCACGCGCGCACTCGCAGTGCTGGACGCCAGTGAGTAA
- a CDS encoding type II toxin-antitoxin system Phd/YefM family antitoxin produces the protein MPARKTRTTAKPAKARAKRVAGTAVHPYGTRDETWISASEFKARCLELMDTVNDRHDQIVITKHGVPVAKLVPFEEKRVGLVGSMRGTVLSYGDLISPIDVKWDVDE, from the coding sequence ATGCCCGCCAGGAAGACCAGAACGACTGCCAAGCCAGCAAAGGCGAGAGCGAAACGTGTTGCAGGAACAGCAGTGCATCCATATGGAACGCGGGACGAGACGTGGATCTCGGCCAGTGAATTCAAGGCGCGATGCCTGGAGCTCATGGATACCGTGAATGACAGACACGACCAAATCGTCATCACCAAGCACGGGGTACCTGTCGCGAAGCTCGTTCCGTTCGAGGAAAAGCGCGTCGGGCTGGTCGGCTCCATGCGCGGCACCGTGCTGTCGTACGGCGACCTCATTTCGCCCATCGACGTGAAGTGGGATGTCGATGAGTAA